TGATACATTAAACTTGAAAACCCAGCAATGTTTCCAGTGTCCAATGAATCAGTGAAAGTAATTTCCAAGTTAAATAATTCAAGAGTTCATGTTAcaagttttgatttttaaataaagttgaatcaaagatgttatattataattatgttttcgTACATCCGCGAATCAGTTGCAGTTCCACTGAATGCAAGTCACAACTCAGTAACAGCTATCACAGTGAACGGAACTGCTCTAACAAATAAGTTACCAGCGCATGCGCATACTCCTCTATACTAGAGGTACATTCCTACAGCGAGACGCGCGTACTGAGCCGGCCTGTAAAAATGCGTCGCTTACGTAACTACAAGGCTAGAACCATCAGgtgatcagctgttcaaaagcgtacacttcaacccgtgtttacattgaaaaccctatgttgaatggaatttttcgtgaataaacgttaataattcaactgataatcACTCTTTACGAATAAagacttgttattttatttttccaattcaaattttaacctacatcataaatttcaagggtagtaatcattgaattatattaatatttttagttgTTGGTTAACCAATTTGTAGGTTACTTGTTTCAAGAtagcttattcaaattcaaacttactTCTTTTACAAAAGTATCAAGTTTAGCAGAGGCAtggtttataaataagaattatcatgttattgaacaaaaataaattataaaaacattgttgataaactaaATTAGTTTCTTTCTAAACGAATTTAAGTACAATGTATTTACGGTTGCGTTCAACTCTATTCTGGAGTTTAAgactaaattcattattatttcaaaacttccaagtaaaaaagtgttgattttaAATCATGTAggataaaattatatatatatatatatattatatatatatatatatatatatatatatatatatatatataccgtaTATATGATTCATGGCTGGCATACATTTAATAGAGAATGagttacaatttataaaatagtgtACCGTACCCTGGTAGGTCTACAAAATTAACTGTATAGTTTAACAccgtaattttttttattgaaattatgacatttacaatcatgaataatatttcaattgaactactgtatatacctatactttcttcaaagtttagaaTCATTAAACTGCCAGTAGTGTTTTGGATTACGGTATGTGTTTCCTCTGACCCCACAACTGTGGGTAATTGATAAAGGAGAAGTTATTGAAGATCGTGCTGTAATTCAAATAGCAGAgcttcaaaactgaatgaagtATGAACatatcagtttttgacattatattttatattaatatatattaggtAGAAGTAAAATGACACTCATTCTTTCACCAATTAATCTATTTACTCACCCGGATAAGTAAGAAAGTCGTGTTTCAGTTGATTCGTTGTTGATTATCCATatttattaccaatattattacaatgtattgtattttgataactttaaactGAAAAAGCACATTTTTTGGTGTAACGACGACCGTTTAGTGCTGGtgttgtacattctcaagccaaacagaaactcgaaacggtcgtcgccacaccaaaagaatgtgagtgttttttccctttaaagttatcaaatgaaatatagttaatgttcaaccttcTAGTGGCGCACTaagacactacctccgtaaactcGGAGGTGTAGTGACTGAGACCgtaattggaaaaaatgtcaaagACGACCAATACGGTATGCGCTTTTTAAGAATTGACAGAAAAATGTTGTTAATGTTGTTCAGTtatagggtctagaaatttaaaataactaaaCCTTATTGACTTCTATATCGCCCAGAATAGGCGATTTTTCTGCTCTTACCAGCGTTTTCTTAGCTTTCAAGAGAAAATTCTTACGTTTGGTACAAAATTTCAGGTAACTTGAGGTGTATTAGTTATGTAGGCTATTGAAAGGGCTTAGAAGGTGTGCTAGAAATTGGCGTTTCCAGTGTTTATCTGTGTTTTATCAGGATTTTCAAAACcaaatgagcagaaaatgttcaaattttatacacatttttagcatatgaaataacagttcaatgaatgaaatgacaaatttataGCAACACTGAATTGGGTTATTAATTGCGCTATGATTCCCCTGCCATTTAGCAGATAATCTTAACTCAGCTGGGGGACTCTAGCCTTTGCATGTTAGAAGAGACCATCatgaatattgatataatttgtGCAAGAGCGCGCTTAattatgcataaccaagcgtgcaGACAAGAAACGTACAATATCTGAAAAGAGCAAAAGGAACACTAGCTCACACTGAAAGCGTgcttggttgcgttcagtgtaaacaacgtgtttcaatagcACTTTTCAAATTGTGTCAAACTCACTTTGTTAAGAGTAGAAACAGATTAGATAAAAATGATTCATGTAAGTTACTGGATCAGGCTGAATATTGAAATCCTTTACTGAGTAAGCTAGCAGTATTATCATTGATCACATATattcgtttataataatattgttagagATACCGTAATGTATGTTCTGTTTTAATACTAAAGATAACCTACACTGcaaaatttttctatttcaagccattcttgttatgatttgataagaattcttattccaatagtgacttatataataaaatgagtgatagcctaccaatttacctttacaaaaaaattatgtttaatctaaaaaTTCCTTAAATCTAATAAAGCTATAAATATTAGCATACTACAAAATCCGTGGTTGTAATTCCTCTCGTAGAAATTGAGCAATActgtaatcaaaattgaaaaaacaataggTAGGCCTAATTCAAAGCTCAAGCAACTCAACTTTACActatattactatatttttttacaataattgaaatacgttttgaatttgaaaaagctaatttaaaacatgggtaacctacaaattggttaaccaataactaagaatattaagagaactcaatgattactacccttgaaattcatgatgagagataaaaattgtattggtaaaataaaataacaacccTTTATTCGAAAAAGTagttatcagttgaattattaacgtttattcatgaaaaattccatTCGACATAgggatttcaatgtaaacacgggttgaagtgtacgcttttgaacagctgatcggCTGTATGTACTGGCCATGAGTTGAGTAGGCCATGAAAAATGTTAGTCAGCTGTTTTGATCAGTAGTTCAGTTTTTGCACGACGTTCGAAGTATGAACTTAACCTAAAACAGTTTAATAACAATTTTGTAACttttcttgaatatttattaCTGTGTTATTCCAGAACTTTTCATCTACTTGAAAAAAACGGAAATAATCATTCACCAAGGTGTtaaagttataattattataatcatcgtAAATACGCTGTCAAAAGTGGAATATGAAGATCTTTTTTTGAAGAGGGTAATTTTGTAATCAATTGGCTTTATTccaaaagattatcatttatCGACTCGTTGTGTACAAGAGAACAACATGCAAATTATAAGAGCTTTTGTATTTGGTGTTTTAACGTTTTTGAACGTTTTGATGACGGCAGAAAGCGATGGTAAGGTTATGTTTCATTTAGTAATTTATTACAACAGTTTCTAAGTTACGGTATTACAACAATTTTCTACTTTCTACGGtacatttgaatttttaaagGTATATCTTCCTTTTCAGATACCGTGTTCGTAAATTCAAATTCTCCAGTGTAAAtgtttgaaacttctaccaatTTTCTTGCTAGtttcaatatcaataaatctacagatctactatttaaataatatgattttggCTAGCTTGCAATCATTTGTAAGCAAGTatcttttgaaataaaaatattgaataattttaagatttATCATACATGAGATAAGATTAAAGGGTTTTGAATTTGACTTTTCAAAATGGTACgggttttattataattgtAATATGATGAACTGGTTAAGGTACTCTCCTACTCTGTAACATGATATCTTATTTACTATAACCCGTGTTTTGCCATGTAGTGTAACTTCTTCAGACTAAATGAAACATGTGTGACGTGTCATAGGAGGAAAAAATGTAACTTCTACTTACAAAGTAAAGAAATATTCTCAGCCAGTCTATCATATTCTACTGTAGAAATACGAATAGATCTATAAAATCTAGTTTCTCAAGTTGAGTTTTCTGTAGGATATTGTTCATAAAAAGGTAATCGACTTTTGTCGAAAATACTAATACATCTACACTAATCTATCTCcgttataggcctacttcagTTCTTTGTCGCAAACTGGCAAATCAGATATACTGTGTCGAGGGTCTCGGGGTATCTCCCCGACTCTGGTACCTGAGTCATGGATCTCATTGGAAAATAAAGACTCATCCTCCAGTTCAGCTAATAAATAGATCTATCTAGTTAAAAATAGTTATATTTGCTTCTTTAACATGCCCTACAACTACTTGGGCCTATTTGCAGCATCCTTCACAAACTTGGGGAGCtgattaaataatattcaagtgcTGCTATGTGAAAGCTTTTCTGAGTTCCAGACAATTTTCTAAGGTGTCAATTGATTTGCAAAAAATGAGTTGAATGAATAGGCTAAGTTTTttacagaatattttatttttcagtaaAATTGACGATAAATGATGGAGCTTCATCAGCTGAACTAATAGGCGGTGATATATTTTTCGAAATAATCGAACCTGAAGAATTAAGTTTTACCTATCGAGCTAAGCCGGCTAAGGATTTTGGTGTTACGTTTGTGAGTAGATGCTATTGTAATATCATGCACACTTTTATGCATTAACAGAATTCATCATTGTTTTGGTTGGTGCCAACtagtgattgaaaaaaattccttCTGATAACAAAACAAGATGTTATTGTGTTATCGGATGCGTACGTTAAACTATCGGTCCTGGTTGATAAGTAACAACCGTCGTGAGGAGTCTCATTTTATAACTAAAATCCGGCTAAAATTATAACTAAGGCGAGGTGGTACTTCCGTTAGGGACTCACCACCAATAAAGGTCATACAAATATTAtccattattattaatcaaGATTATAATTTACTTGCGCATTGAAATCTTAGgacaaatgaaaattatatgtATAAACTTtttttttgatatttgaaatttatttgccaaaaattcatacattacaaaagTTTTAAATAGACTAGGCCTAGTCTAAGTttaacaaaaacacaatatcttaaactaagaaataacataaaatagaaCTTCATTAATCATGAAACCCTAAGATAAAAGTAGGATTTTTTAGGCGccaccagcaaaagaaaaaaATCTTGCCCGCTGGTGggagtatttatttgaaaaaaaaacaaaacaataacttgaaaaaagtaTCAACTGAAAAGAATAAACAATTAAATATATAGCCTAGATAGCTTAAAAgcgaataaaaacaaaatttaatgaGAAAAAACAATCAAATTGACATTAGCCTACCACCATTTTGCTCCCAGTGAAAAAAGACCTCTCCTTAATCTAAGTATCAATCATTCTATCTCGGActtttaattcaaaatcaaatgttaaaatatttataaatttagtgCTCATATACATAATCTGTCTTCTATAAATCTCAACCTTGAATCGTGAACAATAGATTTCAATGTTGTGTCAGGTCTTAAGTTATAAAACAGTTTATcagttcttataaatttatcttttttaaaCAATATGTTTAAGAAGTCTTTTGAAATAACATTGTCTTATTGTCGTTACATTAAATTCAACAAAGAGGGATTCACTTGGATGTAACATaggtttttttaaaaatgtacttttgaataaaaaataaactaagtaAGTGAGTATCATAGGCTCCACCCCATACAACTAAAccatattgaatcaattaatgaCTGTACAAAAGCATAGTATATCTATCATCCGAAGACTTCGCAAGTTAAAAATgttgttaattttgtaaatttatagtttgcataTTTTAGTGTATTGCAAAAGAAAGTTATGTGTGGACTCCACCTCAAATACTCGTCTATTATTACTCCCagatatttaatttcattaactttttcaatagatGGGCAGTTACAGGTAAGAGTTTCTGTACAGTTCAAATGACGCTTCAACTTATATTTCCACTACGGTATGTGAGAAAATCATGTAACCGATAGTTTAAAATCGACAAAAAATCCAATGGAGCTCTTCTTCCACTCTGTAGAAAAGTCTGCAACCATGCAagaggtttatttatttttatttttattaaatagaaaGTCATCCAAGTGTTTACAACTGACTAAAATCCATTGAGTTCTACTCTCACAACtcttataaatttaaaagaGTATGTAAACATGCAAGAGGATTCATAActatttgtatttaattttagaaaaatgaaaatgttagGCTTCATAAATAACTGAGAGTATCAATCGAGTTTTGCCTCCGTGTGTTAGGAGATTCATTTCCACTTACATTTAAAATCATCTGTGactgttatttcaaaataggtatttttttcttttttcagaaTGATACATTTTACCAGAGTGGCGTTCCACTAGTTCCTATTGAACCAAGTGACGGATGCAGTTATCCAAAAAATGCTGAAGATCTAGAAGGCAACATTGCTCTTGTCGAAAGAGGGTAAGTTTTCAGTGTCAAGTTTAAATTGCCCAGTTTTGAATTGAAGAGTTTGCGCATTTCCCCAGTTGATTTAGTTTTAACTAATACACCACTTATAAACTTACATAAACAACTAATTCCACTCAGTTAGAATTAGTTGAGAGGCTAGTGTCCTCGTTACACGGACCGCATGCTATAAAATCCGTTTCTCTATTTTTCGTTCCTCAACCATTCTTCAataatagtttattttaaactttgtaTAACTTTTCTTCCACTCAATTTGAACTTGATAAGCTATTCACTGATAAATCAAGTTGGTTGAGCaatgattattgaaaatttagaaatatctGACATTTGAGATATTCTCcagtcaagttttatttttttataaaaacactcTATGAACACTTTATGCTACAGCTTATTAGGCTGGTTTTTCTACCATATTTTGAATATGTGAacaatcaaatttatcaaataatatattcgATATTTACTTGGGTCTATAGATATCCTGTTacaaaatatattgatttaATATCCCTTACAGTTACAGTATCAGTACATAGGGTATAAAGGGAATCAGACCGAAAAACTTTGTAAGTGGTTCCCTTACATCAAAAAGAAGAaagtagaaaatagaaaatttctaGTAAACTTTTCATGCATTGTTACCGAGATGATGATAGCTGAAGAATGCACATTTCTCACTAGACTTATAGTTTAATTATTTTGTGGTGGCCTCATTGGGGTCCTTTCTTATGTGGAATTAGCTGGAGAATCGAATAAAATCAATTAGAGGTACTTGGAGGTAACTTCAATAATTGTTCATATAATGtggaaaatatgattttttttaattttgaggctgatgcccacataagctcttaggcttgtgcgtgggtaatgagtgagaggtatgatgatgagagatgacgactactttttaggtagtcgggaccgacggcttatcgtctcctccgaaagacgaaataaaaaagtatttttccaattcaaaagAGATATAAATAGGATACTTATTGTTCAAACGTATTTTGAATCAACGGAGATAGTAAATAATTTAGTTATTAAAAAGTATGTTCAGTCACTTTTCCGTTTAATACGCACTCAAACTGCACATTTCTGGTATTTTATTGATCGAAGCatagattttttgaatgtgTCATTTTTGTCCTGTCCTCTTCGAATCCTGATTTATGATGTTTGGGTGGGTTATAGATGAAAAGTAACTGAACATTTTCGTATACAGAATTAGATTATCCACAATTTCCTCTCATTGAAATGCTGTCAACAATCATTTAACTTTCCTACTTCTATCAATGATTTTATCTGATTTATCAGCTAATTTTCATGATAAGTGGTTAGGTATCTAATTATCCTCATGATGCTGCcacaaaattaattataaatttgaagaaaaatgtgtAATCTGCAGCCATCATCTCGGTAACGAAGCATTCTAGAACCCCTGAActttttttctacattttaaTTTCAGGAAACCACTTACGAGGATTGTTGTTCTATTTTGGAAACCTCAGCATATTGTATTATAAGTTATCAttatattgaacaaaaataatattggatctggtaaaaaatataaaccatgtattttttgaaacaaatattttccataacaataataatgctcTGATACAAGAGTACAGTTAGTtgaattcaatcaacttgtgttgaaaaataattttgtctTTCTATGCTAGTGCATGATCAGCATATTGAATGACGCAAGCATTTATAAAATCAGCAAGCATTATGCTTGATTATGTCTGCATGAACAACACTTGCTCCAAGTTACATTACTTCTTTGAtaagtaataaaaaattctaccTGTTCAAAAATGTATATGAAGACATTGTTTAATGTTTTCGACATTGtgatattgatttataatatttagcTAAAAAGTCGGTGTTGAGCTGACCTAATGggattaaaacaaaaaataaaaaaacgtATTGAACAAAACTAGTTTGCAAATAACTTATAACTCAAAAATTCCactgagtcactgtcgatgttgtagaaccgttccataatggaataaatttgacgatatatgtgtgtttctatttcattctaacttgaaataatttattaaaactttcaactcATTAACCTtgataatcataaaaattaacaaGGTTGTTGGTCAGAGAAAACATTGTTTTCAGATAAGTTACTCTTAGTAGAGGAGGTCACCACTGTAATCTCACAAAGGATTTTTTTCATAGCGctacagcccaatatgagctttggacgcctccactacagctctccacgcttCTCCGGTCTTCTATTAATCGTCTCCATCCTCTATAGGCCtatcccattttttggagatcgtctctcacCTCATCTTTCCTTCTTATGAaacaaaacacacacacatgttcCGAGTCAGGCAATCCACCACttctgatccaccgcaagacagccgcgcCGAACAGACGATGTCCCTCAATTAGCATCAGCTCAGCAAACAGAGATTTCAGCAGACGGTCACAAGGAACGACTTAATAAACATGACAGTCCAGTGAGTTGGGACAGCCAGTagatgggatccatgccgcgttACACCACAACCAAAATCACCTAAATAGCGGTACTCCACTGCCAGATATATACAGGGTCCGGCATAAAAACCTGACGATTTTTGAGGGATTATAATCAAAGTATGTTTCATACAATTAAAAAACGTAATATATGAAATTAAAGATcaaattttgcaatttacagtgaattacatagatcactcacaattttttttttatttgaagattatGTCATCCAAATGTTTTCCGTTACTTTTCACACATTCACTCAacctaattctaaaatttgccattgctcactcaatcatcacTTGTGGAATTACTTCAATTTATCGTTGAATGACTTGCTTAGTTCTGTGGATTATTGGCTGCCCAATAAcggtaattttgtttattcacaaacCCCGAAAATGGAAATGAGCCTcgtcacttgaaagaataatGGCATCCTGGTAGACATTTTCGAGAAAGATCTCGCAAGCGGCTCTGCGATGTGCCCAATCATTTGCATTAAGTTGTGACACTAACATTATCTTATACGGATGGAATTTCAGGTCGAAATGAACAATTTGTCGTACACTCCGATCAGAAATGGCGAGCGCAACAGCATTTTCCGCTGCTGAACGTCGTGATGACCGTGTAAAAGCTATTCTAAATTCggcttagtggttttgtgttttgtttcggttttgtatatgtttggactttttaacatcaaaatgaacttttatccgaagtgaaaagtgtaaatttaaagtattgtgctcactataaccttagtgtccggtttcccattagggaactttggactatatacggcgaggtggaactacccttgggtctccccaccattcaaagccatacgctaataataatagctACTCTTACCGCGTTAATGTTCTCAGGCGTTCTCACAGTCCGTTTTCGTCCTGTTGGTTTTGT
Above is a window of Nilaparvata lugens isolate BPH chromosome 4, ASM1435652v1, whole genome shotgun sequence DNA encoding:
- the LOC111057327 gene encoding PRADC1-like protein; the encoded protein is MQIIRAFVFGVLTFLNVLMTAESDVKLTINDGASSAELIGGDIFFEIIEPEELSFTYRAKPAKDFGVTFNDTFYQSGVPLVPIEPSDGCSYPKNAEDLEGNIALVERGKCSFLSKTMRAQEAGAIGAIITDDDETDDSYYIEMIDDNTNRNPQIPAAFLLGING